In Gemmatimonadales bacterium, the DNA window GGTGGTGCGCCGGTTCCCGACGACCTCCAGCGAGTCCACGATGGCGGCCGTCGAGTCCGGCCCTTGGGCCGCCAGCGGCGACGGCCCCGCCACCGCGCCCCAGAGCGCGACCGCCAGGGCGGCCGCGACGATCGTACCTCGCGTCACGGGCGGCCGGCTACGCTTTGGTGCTGGTGAGCGCCCGGAACTGCAGCCGCTCCCCGTCCGGCGCCGTGTCGACTTCGATCTCGTCACCGCGACTGAACTCGCTGAGCAGGATCTTCTCCGAAAGCGGATCCTCGATGTAGCGCTGGATGGCGCGCTTCAGCTGCCGCGCGCCGTAGTGCTCGTCGTAGCCGTGCTTCACGAGGAAGTCCGTCGCCGACTCGGTCAGCCGGATCGTCAGCTCCTCGTCCGAGAGCCGCAGCGTCAGCTCCTTGAGCACGATCCCCACGATCTGCGCGATGTGCAGGCGCGACAGCGGGTGGAAGACGATCACGTCATCCAGCCGGTTCAGGAACTCGGGGTTGAAGGTCTTGTTGATCTCGTCCTTGACCTTCTCGGCGATCTTGCTGAAAGCGCTCTCGGTCGTCGACTGCACGAAGCCGAGCGTGCCGCCCTTGGTGATGTCCCGCGCCCCGACGTTCGACGTCATGATGACGACCGTGTTCTTGAAGTCGATCACCCGGCCGTAGTTGTCGGTGAGCCGCCCCTCGTCCAGCACCTGGAGAAGGATGTTGAACACGTCCGGGTGCGCCTTCTCGATCTCGTCCAGCAGCACGACCGAGTACGGCTTGCGGCGAACGGCCTTGGTCAGCGCGCCCGAGTCCTCGTAGCCGACGTACCCGGGGGGCGCTCCGATGAGGCGGGAGACGCTGAACTTCTCCATGTACTCCGACATGTCCACCCGGATCAGCGCCTGCACGTCGGCGAAAAGGAATCTGGCCAGCGCGCGCGCCAACTCGGTCTTCCCGACGCCCGTGGGCCCCGAGAAGATGAAAGAGCCGATGGGACGCCGCGGGTCCTTGAGCCCCGCCCGCGAGCGGCGGATGGCCCGCGAGATGGCCGTGATCGCCTCGTCCTGGCCGACCACCGACTCGTGCATCTCCTCTTCCATGCGCAGCAGCCGCGATGACTCCGCCTCCCGCAGGCGGGTGACCGGGATCCCGGTCCACCGCGACACGATGAACGCGACGTCCTCCTCGCCCACCACCGGCCGGCGCGTCTGCCGCTCGCGCTCCCAGGCCTCCTGCCGCGACACGATCTCGGCCTGGGCCTCGCGCTCCTGGTCGCGCAGCGCCGCGGCGCGCTCGAAGTTCTGGTCGCGGACCGCCGCCTCCTTCTCCCGGTTGATCCCCTCGAGCTTGCCCTTGAGCTCGGCCACTTCGGGCGGCGGCACCTGCGCGCCGATCCGCGCCCGCGCCCCTGCCTCGTCGATCACGTCGATCGCCTTGTCCGGCAGGAAGCGGTCGGTGATGTAGCGCTCCGACAGCTTGGCCGCAGCGTCGAGCGACTCGTCGGGGATCACGATCCGGTGATGGTCCTCGTACCGCTTGCGGAGCCCCCTCAGGATCGCGTAGGTCTCCTCGAGGGTAGGCGGTTCGACGATCACCGTCTGGAAGCGCCGCTCCAGCGCTCCGTCCTTCTCGATGTACTTGCGGTACTCGTTGAGCGTCGAGGCGCCCACGCACTGGAGCTCGCCGCGAGCCAGCGCCGGCTTCAGCATGTTCGAAGCGTCGATCGCCCCTTCGGCCGCGCCCGCGCCCACCAGCGTGTGCAGCTCGTCGATGAACAGCACGATGTTGCGGTTCTGGGCGACCTCGTTCATCACCGCCTTGAGCCGCTCCTCGAACTGGCCGCGGTACTTGGTGCCGGCGATGACGGCCGCCATGTCGAGCGCCAGGACGCGGTGGTCCTTCAGCGCGTCGGGGCAGTTGCCCGAGGCGATCAGCTGCGCGAGCCCCTCGACGATGGCCGTCTTGCCCACGCCAGGCTCGCCGATCAACACCGGGTTGTTCTTCTTCCGGCGAGACAACACCTCCATGACCCGCTCGATCTCCTTCTGGCGACCGATGGTCGGGTCGAGCTGGCCCTCGCCCGCCAGCTGCGTCAGGTCGCGGCAGAAGTGGTCCAGCGCAGGCGTCTTGCTCTTCTTCTCGCTCTTCTGGGGGACCGGCGCCGCGGGCGCCCCCGAGGGCTGCGGCATCTCACTGCCCAGGAGGCGCAGCGTCTCGGCGCGCGCCTGCTCCAGGTTCACGCCGACATCGGTCAGCACCTGCGCCGCGATCCCTTTCTCCTCGCGCAGCAGGCCGAGGAGCAGGTGCTCGGTGCCTACGTACGAGTGGTTGAGCTCGCGCGCCTCGGACATCGCCAGCTCCAGCACCTTCTTGGCCCTGGACGTGTACGGCAGGTCGGGGCCGGCCGCCGCGGCCGCTTTCCCCTTCTTGACCGAATCCTCGATCTTCTGCTGGGTCTCCTCGAGGTCCACGTTGAGGTTGGAGAGCACGGCCGCCGCCACGCCCTCACCCTCGCGGATCAGCCCGAGCAGGATGTGCTCAGTGCCCACGTACTCATGGTGCAGGCGGGCCGCCTCTTCGCGGGCCATCTGCAGGACCTTGCGGACGCGATCGGTGAAGTTGTAGCCGTTCATTCCCCTGGACCTCGTCTCGTTCTGCAGGACCGGCGCTCAGGCCGGTGCGGCCGCCTCGTCATCCAGCAGCCTGCGTACATACCCCGCGCGCGCCGCGCGCAGTTCGGGATCGTTCGCCGCGCCTACCTCGAGGGCGGCAAGGTGGGCGGGCTGCGTGTAGATCAGCAGCTTGTTCAACGTGTATACACTCAGCCCCGGGATCAGTTTCAGCCCGACCCCCAACCGCACACCCGACAACAGGTTCATCGCTTCGTCGAACGAGAGGCTGCGCGCGTAGCGCAGCAGCCCGTACGCCCGCCAAACCTTGTCCTCGATGATCGTCGGCGCGTCGCGGAGGAGCACCTGCCGCGCCTGCTCCTCGTACGCGACGACCTGCCGGACGATCTTGCCGAGGTGATCGAGCAACTCCTCCTCGGACTTCCCGAGGGTGGTCTGGTTCGACAACTGGAAGAAGTTGCCGACCACTTCGCTCCCCTCGCCGTACAGCCCGCGGAACGTCAGCCCCACCTGCGTCAGCCCTTGCAGGACCTTGGAGATCTCCTTGGTGAGCACGAGCCCGGGGAGGTGGATCAGGACCGACGCCCGGAGCCCCGTGCCGGCGTTCGTCGGGCACGCCGTAAGATAGCCAAACTCATGGTGGAAGGCGAAGGGAAGCCGCGCGCCGAGATCGGCGTCGAGCCGCTCCAGCGCCGCGTAGGCCTGGGTCAGCGCGAACCCCGACTGCATGGACTGGAGCCGGAGGTGGTCCTCCTCGTTCACCATCACGCCGACCGAGCCGGCCAGGTACACCGCCGCGCCGCTCGCGCCGCCCGAGCGGCCCTCCACGGCGCCGGCGAGCTCCTTGCTGATGAGGTGCCGCTCGTGCAGGAGCTGGCGGTCGTTGGGCTCGAGCTGGTCGAGGAGGAACCGCGCGCCGCCCTTTCCTATCGGGCTCTCCTGCCAGGCGGAGTCCAGTTCGTCCAGCACCCGCCGACGCTCCCCGTCGCCCGCGCGCACGGTGAACGGCACTCGGGCGAGGTTGCGGGCCAGCCGGATGCGCGTGGACAGCACCACGTGCGCGAGCGGACCGCTGGCATCCAGCCAGCCGAGGCCTCCGTCGGGGATGAGGGTGAGGTCGATCACTCCTTCACCCGGATCTGGTCCCGGAGCTGCGCCGCCAGCTCGAAGTTCTCGGAATCGACCGCGCGCCGCAGCTGGTCGCGGAGACCTAGCAGCTCGCTCTCGGCCGGCGCGGCGGCCGGGGCCGCGCCCGGCGCGCGGTACGCCTCGCCCACGTGTCTGGTGCTGCCGTGCAGTCGCCGCAGCAGGTCGCGCAGGTGCGGCTCGAAGCTCTCGTAGCAACGCGCGCACCCCAACCGCCCGGTCTGCCGGAAGTCCGCCAGAGTGGCGCCGCAGTACCGGCACGGGACTCCGGCGGCCGGCTCGCCCTGTTCCGGCGTCGCGGGCTTGCCGAGCGAGGCGAGGAAGTCACCGAGCGGGAACTTGGCCACCGCGGCCTCCGTCTCCACGCCCTTCTCGGCGGCGCACCCCTCGCAGAGGTGCATCGTCGTCACGGAGTTGTTGACGATCTGGGTGAGGTGGATGACCGCCTCCCGTTCCTTGCAGTTCTCGCACAGCATCACGGCAGCGCCTCCACTTCACGGACCGGCGAGAGCCGCCCGTCGTCCAGTACGAGCATCCGGTCCGCGCGCAGCGCCAGCTGCCGGTTGTGGGTCACGATGATGACCGCGGTCTCGAGCTCGCGAGCCAGCCTGAAGAACAGATCGGCGACCATCGCGCTATTGCTGTGATCGAGGTTACCGGTCGGCTCATCCGCCAGCAGGAGGCCGGGGTCCCGCACCAGGGCCCGCGCCACCGCGCAGCGCTGCTGCTCCCCGCCCGAGAGCGCCGCCGGCCGATGTGTCATCCGGCCAGCCAGCCCGACCTCAGCCAGGAGCTGCTCCGCGCGCGAACGCGCCTCCCCGTCACCCCACCCACCGATGCGCAACGGCATCATCACGTTCTCCAGCGCGCTGAACTCCCTCAGCAGATGATGGAACTGAAACACGAACCCGATCCGCCGGTTCCGGAGCTCGGCGAGCGCGAGCGTGTCCAGCGTCTCGTACCCCACGCCGTCCAGGGCGACGGTACCGCCGGTCGCGCGGTCGAGCGCGCCGATGAGGTGGAGCAAGGTGCTCTTCCCCGATCCGCTCGCTCCCACGACCGCCACGACCTCGCCGCGACCGAGGGTGAGGTCCAGGTCCCTCAGTACGTCGAGCCAGCCCGCGTCACCCGACGGAAAACGCTTCCGGAGCCCCCGGACCTCCAGCAGCGGCGTCATTCGTGCCTTATCGCGTCCACCGGTTCGAGCCGCGCGGCCTGCGCCGACGGGTACAGCGTGGCCACCATGGCGATGACCAGACTGGCCGCCACGATCGCGGCGACGTCCGTCACTGCCAACTCCACCGGCAGGTGGTCAATGAAATAGACCGAAGCGTCGAGCCGGATCAGACGCCAGCGGTCCAGCACCGCTCCGAGCAGCAGGCCACCGCCCAGTCCGATGGCCGTGCCGACCACACCGACCACCACTCCCTGCGCGACGAAGATCCGCCGGACCTGCGCCGCGGTCATGCCCATGGCGCGCAGGATCCCGATCTCCTTGGTGCGATCGCTCACCGCCATCGTGAGCGTGCTCACGATGTTGAACGCCGCCACCAGCACGATGAGCAGCAGGATCACGCTCATCGCCAGCTTCTCCAGCTGGAGCGCCGAGAAGAGCTGGGAGTTCTGCGCCTTCCAGTCCAGGGCGCGGTACGGGAAGCCGAGCCGGTCCTCGATGGCGCGGGCAGTCCGGTCCGACCGCCAGGCGTCCGCGACCCGCACCTCGACGCCGCTCACCGCCGAATCGAGCCCGGCGAACCGCTGGGCGACCGCGCGCGGCATCACCACATAGGTGTTGTCGTACTCGTACATCCCGGTGTCGAACAGCCCCGTCACCTCGAAACGGAAGTATCGCGGCACGAACGCGCCCAGGGCCGAGTTGAACGACGACCCGGCCGGGGATACCAAGGTCACTACCGTGCCGGGGTAAGCGCTGAATCGGTCCGCCAGGCGCCGCCCCAGCACCACGCCACCGTCCACGTCCGCCGCGTGGGTGGCGAAGCGAAGGTCTCCCGCGGTGAAGCTGCGCGCCAGCCCCGTCACCGCTGCCCCTCCGGTGTCGGTCTCGACCCCGATCACGGCCACGCCTTCGGCATAGTCGTGGCCCGAGGACATAAGCCCCTGCGAGAGCACGAATGGGGCCGCCGCCACCACGCCGGGCGTGGTGCGCACCGAATCGAGGACCCACCTCCAGTCGTCGAGCCGCAGCCCTTCGCCGTAGGTAAGCACCCGCAGGTGCGGATTGGCGACCAGGATCTTCTCGCGCAGGTCCTTCTGAAGGCCGCTCATGATCCCCGTCACCACTATCAGCGCCATCACGCCCAGGGCCACGCCCGCGGTCGCGATGAAGGTGATGAGCGAGACGAAACGAGACGCCCGCCGGCTGCGCAGGTAGCGCGAGGCGATCCACCACTCGACCCGCTTCATTCGGGGCGCAGCGCCGGGAAGAGGATCACGTCACGGATGCTGCGCTCTCCCGTCACCAGCATCGTGAACCGGTCGATGCCAAGACCCAGGCCGCCGGTGGGCGGCATCCCGTACTCGAGGGCGCGCAGGTAGTCCTCATCCACCTGCTGCGCCTCCTCGTCGCCGGCGGCGCGCCGCGCACCCTGCGCCTCGAGCCGGGCGCGCTGGTCGTCGGGATCGTTCAGTTCCGAGAAGGCGTTGGCCAGCTCGTAACCGCCCACGAACAGCTCGAAGCGCTCGGCGAGCGCAGCGTCACCGCGCTTGGGCTTGGCCAGCGGCGAGACCTCGATCGGGTAATCCAGAACGAAGGTCGGCTGGTCCAGGTGCGGTTCCACGGTTAGCCCGAAGAGTTGGTCTATCAGCCGGGGGCGGCCCAGCCGCACGTCCGGCTCGAGCCCGCGCTCCCTCAAGGCCGCGGCGAGCTCGGCATCGTCCGCGCGCCGCAGGTCCACGCCGCTGTTCTCCTTCAGCAGCTCGACGAACCCGACCCGGCGCCAGTCCCCGGAGAGGTCGATGGCGTGGCCGCGTGCGTGCAGCGTCGAGCCGCCGGTGACCCCGCGTACCACCGCCCGCACCATCTGCTCGGTCAGGTCCATGATGTCGGTGTAGTCGGCATACGCCTGGTAACACTCGAGCATCGTGAACTCGGGGTTGTGCAGCCGGTCCATCCCCTCGTTCCGGAAGTCGCGCCCGATCTCGTAGACCCGCTCGATGCCGCCCACGATGAGCCGCTTGAGGTACAGCTCGTCGGCGATCCGGAGATAGAAGTCCGAGTCCAGCGCGTGGTACTTCGTGACGAACGGCCGAGCCGAAGCGCCACCGTAAAGCGGTTGCAGGATGGGCGTTTCCACCTCGAGGAATCCGCGGTCGTCCAGGAACTGCCGCACCGCGCGGGTGATCGCCGCGCGCCGCTCGAACACGGCGCGCCGCTCCGGGTGCACGGCGAGGTCGGCGTAGCGCTGCCGGTAGCGCACCTCGGGATCCGCCAGCTCGGAGTAGTGCTCGACCGACCCGTCCTCCTGCTCCGCGCTCTTGCCCAGCGGCAGCGGCCTGAGCGCCTTCGCCAGCAGCTCGAAACGGTCCACCCTGACCGTCACTTCGCCGGTGCGGGTGCGGAACAGAGGGCCCGACACGCCCAGGTGATCGCCGAGGTCCAGCAACCCGACCTGCTCGTACGCGCCACCGCCCAGCTGATCCTGCTTGAAGTAGAGTTGGAGCCGGCCCGAAGCGTCGGCGAGGTGCGCGAAGGTGGACTTCCCGTGCGACCGCAGCGCGACCACCCGGCCGGCTACCGCGACCTCCGGCCCCGCTGCGCCGTCGGTGAAGGCGGCGAGTGCGTGGGCCGCGGTGTGCGAGCGCACGTAACGGTAAGCGAACGGCGCCACGCCGCGGCTCTTCAGCGCCTCGAGCTTGTCGCGCCGCGCCAGCTCCACCGGCGGACGGCCCGCCGCGTCGCCGCTCATCGTCTCCCCCCGCCGAACTTCTGGAGGAACGCCTCGATGAACGGGTCCAGGTCTCCGTCCATCACCCGCTGCACGTCGCCCACCTTCAGCTCCGTCCGGTGGTCGTTGACCATCGTGTACGGCTGGAAGACGTACGAGCGGATCTGGTTCCCCCACGAGTTGTCCGTCTTCGTCGCCTCCAGCGCCTGCCGCTTCTTCTCGCGCTCGTCGAGCGCGCGCTGGTAGAGCGCCGCCTTCAGCACCTTCATCGCCACGGCCTTGTTTTTGTGCTGCGACCGCTCCTGCTGGCACGAGACGACGATGCCAGAGGGGTGGTGCGTCAGCCGGACCGCCGAGGAAGTCTTGTTGACGTGCTGCCCGCCGGCGCCGGAGGCGCGGAAGACGTCCATCCTGATGTCCTCCTCGCGGAGGTCGATCTCGATCGTGTCGTCCACCAGCGGATAGACGAAGACCGATGCGAACGAAGTGTGCCGGCGTGCCTGCGAATCGAAGGGCGAGATGCGCACCAGACGGTGCACGCCCTTCTCCGCCTTGAGGAAACCGCAGGCGTACTGGCCCTTGATCTCCAGGGTGACCGACTTGATCCCCGCCTCCTCGCCCGGCACCAGGTCCAGCACGCCGACCATGTAGCCACGGCGTTCGGCCCAGCGGCGATACATGCGCATCAGCATCTCGGCCCAGTCCTGCGACTCGGTGCCTCCGGCGCCGGGATGGATCGTGAGCAACGCGTCGAGCGCGTCCTCGGGGCCCTGGAGCATCGTCTGGAGGGAGAGCCGCTCTACCGCGGCATCCAGGTCGGCCACTTCTTTCTCCAACTCCTGCTCGATCTCCGGGTCCGACTCGTGCTCCAGGAGGTCCGACAGCTCGGCGGCATGATCGACGCGACGCCGCAACTCCGCATAGGGCTGCGTCCAGCGCCTCAGCGACTTCCCTTCTTCTACGGTCTTTTGGG includes these proteins:
- a CDS encoding ATP-dependent Clp protease ATP-binding subunit, producing the protein MNGYNFTDRVRKVLQMAREEAARLHHEYVGTEHILLGLIREGEGVAAAVLSNLNVDLEETQQKIEDSVKKGKAAAAAGPDLPYTSRAKKVLELAMSEARELNHSYVGTEHLLLGLLREEKGIAAQVLTDVGVNLEQARAETLRLLGSEMPQPSGAPAAPVPQKSEKKSKTPALDHFCRDLTQLAGEGQLDPTIGRQKEIERVMEVLSRRKKNNPVLIGEPGVGKTAIVEGLAQLIASGNCPDALKDHRVLALDMAAVIAGTKYRGQFEERLKAVMNEVAQNRNIVLFIDELHTLVGAGAAEGAIDASNMLKPALARGELQCVGASTLNEYRKYIEKDGALERRFQTVIVEPPTLEETYAILRGLRKRYEDHHRIVIPDESLDAAAKLSERYITDRFLPDKAIDVIDEAGARARIGAQVPPPEVAELKGKLEGINREKEAAVRDQNFERAAALRDQEREAQAEIVSRQEAWERERQTRRPVVGEEDVAFIVSRWTGIPVTRLREAESSRLLRMEEEMHESVVGQDEAITAISRAIRRSRAGLKDPRRPIGSFIFSGPTGVGKTELARALARFLFADVQALIRVDMSEYMEKFSVSRLIGAPPGYVGYEDSGALTKAVRRKPYSVVLLDEIEKAHPDVFNILLQVLDEGRLTDNYGRVIDFKNTVVIMTSNVGARDITKGGTLGFVQSTTESAFSKIAEKVKDEINKTFNPEFLNRLDDVIVFHPLSRLHIAQIVGIVLKELTLRLSDEELTIRLTESATDFLVKHGYDEHYGARQLKRAIQRYIEDPLSEKILLSEFSRGDEIEVDTAPDGERLQFRALTSTKA
- a CDS encoding protein arginine kinase codes for the protein MIDLTLIPDGGLGWLDASGPLAHVVLSTRIRLARNLARVPFTVRAGDGERRRVLDELDSAWQESPIGKGGARFLLDQLEPNDRQLLHERHLISKELAGAVEGRSGGASGAAVYLAGSVGVMVNEEDHLRLQSMQSGFALTQAYAALERLDADLGARLPFAFHHEFGYLTACPTNAGTGLRASVLIHLPGLVLTKEISKVLQGLTQVGLTFRGLYGEGSEVVGNFFQLSNQTTLGKSEEELLDHLGKIVRQVVAYEEQARQVLLRDAPTIIEDKVWRAYGLLRYARSLSFDEAMNLLSGVRLGVGLKLIPGLSVYTLNKLLIYTQPAHLAALEVGAANDPELRAARAGYVRRLLDDEAAAPA
- a CDS encoding UvrB/UvrC motif-containing protein, producing MLCENCKEREAVIHLTQIVNNSVTTMHLCEGCAAEKGVETEAAVAKFPLGDFLASLGKPATPEQGEPAAGVPCRYCGATLADFRQTGRLGCARCYESFEPHLRDLLRRLHGSTRHVGEAYRAPGAAPAAAPAESELLGLRDQLRRAVDSENFELAAQLRDQIRVKE
- a CDS encoding ABC transporter ATP-binding protein, producing the protein MTPLLEVRGLRKRFPSGDAGWLDVLRDLDLTLGRGEVVAVVGASGSGKSTLLHLIGALDRATGGTVALDGVGYETLDTLALAELRNRRIGFVFQFHHLLREFSALENVMMPLRIGGWGDGEARSRAEQLLAEVGLAGRMTHRPAALSGGEQQRCAVARALVRDPGLLLADEPTGNLDHSNSAMVADLFFRLARELETAVIIVTHNRQLALRADRMLVLDDGRLSPVREVEALP
- a CDS encoding ABC transporter permease, with amino-acid sequence MKRVEWWIASRYLRSRRASRFVSLITFIATAGVALGVMALIVVTGIMSGLQKDLREKILVANPHLRVLTYGEGLRLDDWRWVLDSVRTTPGVVAAAPFVLSQGLMSSGHDYAEGVAVIGVETDTGGAAVTGLARSFTAGDLRFATHAADVDGGVVLGRRLADRFSAYPGTVVTLVSPAGSSFNSALGAFVPRYFRFEVTGLFDTGMYEYDNTYVVMPRAVAQRFAGLDSAVSGVEVRVADAWRSDRTARAIEDRLGFPYRALDWKAQNSQLFSALQLEKLAMSVILLLIVLVAAFNIVSTLTMAVSDRTKEIGILRAMGMTAAQVRRIFVAQGVVVGVVGTAIGLGGGLLLGAVLDRWRLIRLDASVYFIDHLPVELAVTDVAAIVAASLVIAMVATLYPSAQAARLEPVDAIRHE
- the lysS gene encoding lysine--tRNA ligase; translation: MSGDAAGRPPVELARRDKLEALKSRGVAPFAYRYVRSHTAAHALAAFTDGAAGPEVAVAGRVVALRSHGKSTFAHLADASGRLQLYFKQDQLGGGAYEQVGLLDLGDHLGVSGPLFRTRTGEVTVRVDRFELLAKALRPLPLGKSAEQEDGSVEHYSELADPEVRYRQRYADLAVHPERRAVFERRAAITRAVRQFLDDRGFLEVETPILQPLYGGASARPFVTKYHALDSDFYLRIADELYLKRLIVGGIERVYEIGRDFRNEGMDRLHNPEFTMLECYQAYADYTDIMDLTEQMVRAVVRGVTGGSTLHARGHAIDLSGDWRRVGFVELLKENSGVDLRRADDAELAAALRERGLEPDVRLGRPRLIDQLFGLTVEPHLDQPTFVLDYPIEVSPLAKPKRGDAALAERFELFVGGYELANAFSELNDPDDQRARLEAQGARRAAGDEEAQQVDEDYLRALEYGMPPTGGLGLGIDRFTMLVTGERSIRDVILFPALRPE
- the prfB gene encoding peptide chain release factor 2, which encodes MFDVDSKVARLTALDAAMAVPGFWDKPDAAQKTVEEGKSLRRWTQPYAELRRRVDHAAELSDLLEHESDPEIEQELEKEVADLDAAVERLSLQTMLQGPEDALDALLTIHPGAGGTESQDWAEMLMRMYRRWAERRGYMVGVLDLVPGEEAGIKSVTLEIKGQYACGFLKAEKGVHRLVRISPFDSQARRHTSFASVFVYPLVDDTIEIDLREEDIRMDVFRASGAGGQHVNKTSSAVRLTHHPSGIVVSCQQERSQHKNKAVAMKVLKAALYQRALDEREKKRQALEATKTDNSWGNQIRSYVFQPYTMVNDHRTELKVGDVQRVMDGDLDPFIEAFLQKFGGGRR